A genomic window from Macaca mulatta isolate MMU2019108-1 chromosome 19, T2T-MMU8v2.0, whole genome shotgun sequence includes:
- the TMEM59L gene encoding transmembrane protein 59-like precursor: MAAVALMPLPLLLLLLLASPPAASAPSARDPFAPQLGDTQNCQLRCRDRDLGPRPSQAGLEGASESPYDRAVLISACERGCRLFSICRFVARSSKPNATQTECEAACVEAYVKEAEQQACSHGCWSQPAEPEPEQKRTVLEAPSGALSLLDLFSTLCNDLVNSAQGFVSSTWTYYLQTDNGKVVVFQTQPVVESLGFQGGRLQRVEVTWRGSHPEALEVHVDPVGPLDKVRKAKIRVKTSSKAKVESEEPQDNDFLSCMSRRSGLPRWILACCLFLSVLVMLWLSCSTLVTAPGQHLKFQPLTLEQHKGFMIEPDWPLYPPPSHAYEDSPPPYKLKLDLTKL, encoded by the exons ATGGCTGCGGTGGCACTGATGCcactgccgctgctgctgctgctgctgttagcATCGCCGCCCGCCGCCTCCGCGCCGTCCGCCCGCGATCCCTTCGCCCCCCAGCTCGGGGACACGCAGAACTGCCAGCTGCGGTGCCGCGACCGCGACCTCGGCCCGCGGCCCTCGCAG GCGGGGCTGGAGGGCGCCTCCGAGTCTCCCTATGACAGAGCTGTTCTGATCAGCGCTTGCGAGCGTGGCTGCCGCCTCTTCTCCATCTGCCGATTCGTGGCCAGGAGCTCCAAGCCTAATGCCACCCAAACTGAGTGTGAAGCAG CCTGCGTGGAAGCCTATGTGAAGGAGGCAGAGCAGCAGGCCTGTAGCCATGGCTGCTGGAGCCAGCCTGCGGAGCCTGAGCCGGAGCAGAAG AGAACGGTCCTGGAGGCTCCAAGTGGGGCCCTCTCCCTCTTGGACTTGTTTTCCACCCTCTGCAATGACCTCGTCAACTCAGCCCAGGGATTTGTCTCCTCCACCTGGACATACTACTTGCAGACTGACAATGGGAAGGTGGTGGTGTTTCAG ACCCAGCCCGTAGTGGAGAGCCTCGGCTTCCAGGGGGGCCGTCTGCAGCGCGTGGAGGTGACCTGGCGAGGCTCCCACCCTGAAGCCCTGGAGGTGCACGTGG ACCCTGTAGGCCCCCTGGACAAGGTGAGGAAGGCCAAGATCCGAGTCAAGACCAGCAGCAAGGCCAAGGTGGAGTCTGAAGAGCCGCAGGACAATGACTTCCTCAGTTGCATGTCCCG GCGCTCGGGTCTGCCTCGCTGGATCCTGGCCTGCTGCCTCTTCCTCTCCGTGCTGGTTATGCTGTGGCTGAGCTGCTCCACCCTGGTgaccgcgcctggccagcaccTCAAGTTCCAG CCTCTGACCCTGGAGCAGCACAAGGGCTTCATGATTGAGCCTGATTGGCCCCTGTACCCTCCGCCGTCGCACGCTTATGAGGACAGCCCGCCACCCTACAAGCTGAAGCTGGACCTGACCAAGCTGTAG
- the TMEM59L gene encoding transmembrane protein 59-like isoform X1: protein MAPCPTLPQAGLEGASESPYDRAVLISACERGCRLFSICRFVARSSKPNATQTECEAACVEAYVKEAEQQACSHGCWSQPAEPEPEQKRTVLEAPSGALSLLDLFSTLCNDLVNSAQGFVSSTWTYYLQTDNGKVVVFQTQPVVESLGFQGGRLQRVEVTWRGSHPEALEVHVDPVGPLDKVRKAKIRVKTSSKAKVESEEPQDNDFLSCMSRRSGLPRWILACCLFLSVLVMLWLSCSTLVTAPGQHLKFQPLTLEQHKGFMIEPDWPLYPPPSHAYEDSPPPYKLKLDLTKL from the exons ATGG CTCCGTGTCCCACCCTCCCCCAGGCGGGGCTGGAGGGCGCCTCCGAGTCTCCCTATGACAGAGCTGTTCTGATCAGCGCTTGCGAGCGTGGCTGCCGCCTCTTCTCCATCTGCCGATTCGTGGCCAGGAGCTCCAAGCCTAATGCCACCCAAACTGAGTGTGAAGCAG CCTGCGTGGAAGCCTATGTGAAGGAGGCAGAGCAGCAGGCCTGTAGCCATGGCTGCTGGAGCCAGCCTGCGGAGCCTGAGCCGGAGCAGAAG AGAACGGTCCTGGAGGCTCCAAGTGGGGCCCTCTCCCTCTTGGACTTGTTTTCCACCCTCTGCAATGACCTCGTCAACTCAGCCCAGGGATTTGTCTCCTCCACCTGGACATACTACTTGCAGACTGACAATGGGAAGGTGGTGGTGTTTCAG ACCCAGCCCGTAGTGGAGAGCCTCGGCTTCCAGGGGGGCCGTCTGCAGCGCGTGGAGGTGACCTGGCGAGGCTCCCACCCTGAAGCCCTGGAGGTGCACGTGG ACCCTGTAGGCCCCCTGGACAAGGTGAGGAAGGCCAAGATCCGAGTCAAGACCAGCAGCAAGGCCAAGGTGGAGTCTGAAGAGCCGCAGGACAATGACTTCCTCAGTTGCATGTCCCG GCGCTCGGGTCTGCCTCGCTGGATCCTGGCCTGCTGCCTCTTCCTCTCCGTGCTGGTTATGCTGTGGCTGAGCTGCTCCACCCTGGTgaccgcgcctggccagcaccTCAAGTTCCAG CCTCTGACCCTGGAGCAGCACAAGGGCTTCATGATTGAGCCTGATTGGCCCCTGTACCCTCCGCCGTCGCACGCTTATGAGGACAGCCCGCCACCCTACAAGCTGAAGCTGGACCTGACCAAGCTGTAG